A portion of the Lujinxingia litoralis genome contains these proteins:
- the clpX gene encoding ATP-dependent Clp protease ATP-binding subunit ClpX codes for MKTTDSESKVRCSFCGKEARDVQKLIAGPKVHICDECVSLCREIIEEDRQREPEKQKELKEMRPSQIKTFLDEHIVGQDRAKRALSVAVYNHYKRIRTAELEAGGAEPHEEDEGVELTKGNILLIGPTGSGKTLMAQSLARKLDVPFTIADATSLTEAGYVGEDVENVVKNLWLAADRDVERASRGIVCIDEIDKISRRGDSPSSTRDVGGEGVQQALLKMVEASKVMITPEGSRNRPQQEFIQVDTGNILFIASGSFQGLTDIIARRIGKSQMGFGADFSKRLESSNDLLRHVRPEDVVKFGMIPEFVGRFPVIVAFDELSEDMLVEILWKPKNSLVKQYQKLFELEKVKLRFNQEAMVAIVREAIKRKTGARGLRAIIEEVMLDIMYELPSLENVRECVITEESVLHREKPMLVYEKQSA; via the coding sequence ATGAAGACGACTGATTCCGAAAGCAAGGTGCGCTGCTCCTTCTGTGGCAAAGAAGCCCGGGACGTGCAGAAGCTGATCGCCGGCCCCAAGGTGCACATCTGCGATGAGTGCGTCTCTCTGTGCCGCGAGATCATTGAGGAAGACCGTCAACGCGAGCCCGAGAAGCAAAAAGAGCTCAAGGAGATGCGTCCCTCCCAGATCAAGACCTTCCTCGACGAGCATATCGTGGGGCAGGATCGCGCCAAGCGCGCGCTCTCGGTCGCGGTGTACAACCACTACAAGCGCATTCGTACCGCGGAGCTGGAGGCCGGCGGCGCCGAGCCCCACGAAGAAGACGAGGGCGTGGAGCTGACCAAGGGCAACATCCTGCTTATCGGTCCCACCGGCAGCGGCAAGACCCTGATGGCGCAGTCGCTGGCCCGAAAGCTCGACGTGCCCTTCACCATCGCCGATGCCACCAGCCTGACCGAGGCCGGCTACGTGGGCGAAGACGTCGAGAATGTGGTCAAGAATCTGTGGCTCGCCGCCGATCGCGACGTGGAACGCGCCAGTCGCGGCATCGTGTGCATCGACGAGATCGACAAGATCAGCCGCCGCGGAGACAGCCCCTCCTCCACCCGTGACGTGGGCGGTGAGGGCGTGCAGCAGGCGCTCTTGAAGATGGTGGAGGCGTCGAAGGTGATGATCACCCCGGAGGGCTCGCGCAATCGCCCCCAGCAGGAGTTCATTCAGGTCGACACCGGCAACATCCTCTTCATCGCCAGCGGGTCTTTTCAGGGCCTGACCGACATCATCGCTCGTCGCATCGGCAAGAGTCAGATGGGCTTTGGCGCCGACTTCTCCAAACGCCTGGAAAGCAGCAATGATCTGCTGCGCCATGTGCGTCCGGAGGACGTGGTCAAGTTCGGGATGATCCCGGAGTTCGTGGGGCGCTTCCCGGTGATCGTGGCCTTTGACGAGCTGAGCGAAGACATGCTCGTGGAGATCCTCTGGAAGCCCAAAAACAGCCTGGTCAAGCAGTACCAGAAGTTGTTTGAACTGGAGAAGGTCAAGCTGCGCTTCAATCAGGAGGCGATGGTCGCCATCGTGCGGGAGGCCATCAAGCGCAAGACCGGGGCCCGCGGGCTGCGTGCGATCATCGAGGAGGTGATGCTCGACATTATGTATGAGCTTCCCAGCCTGGAGAACGTGCGCGAGTGCGTGATCACCGAAGAGAGCGTGTTGCATCGGGAGAAGCCGATGTTGGTCTACGAGAAGCAGAGCGCGTAA